In Ovis aries strain OAR_USU_Benz2616 breed Rambouillet chromosome 16, ARS-UI_Ramb_v3.0, whole genome shotgun sequence, one DNA window encodes the following:
- the NPM1 gene encoding nucleophosmin isoform X3 codes for MEDSMDMDMSPLRPQNYLFGCELKADRDYHFKVDNDENEHQLSLRTVSLGAGAKDELHIVEAEAMNYEGSPIKVTLATLKMSVQPTVSLGGFEITPPVVLRLKCGSGPVHISGQHLVAVEEDAESEEEEEEEVKLLSISGKRSAPGSGSKVPQKKVKLAADEDEDDDDDDDDDDEEDDDDDDFDEEVEEKAPVKKVSKSVRDTPAKNAQKSNQNGKDSKPSTPRSKGQESFKKQEKTPKTPKGPSSVEDIKAKMQASIEKGGSLPKVEAKFINYVKNCFRMTDQEAIQDLWQWRKSL; via the exons ATGgaggattcaatggacatggacaTGAGCCCCTTGAGGCCCCAGAACTATCTTTTCG GTTGTGAACTAAAGGCTGACAGAGATTATCACTTCAAGGTGGATAATGATGAAAATGAGCACCAGTTATCTTTAAGAACG GTCAGTTTAGGGGCTGGAGCAAAGGATGAGTTACACATTGTTGAAGCAGAGGCGATGAATTATGAAGGCAGTCCAATTAAAGTAACACTGGCGACTTTGAAGATGTCTGTACAGCCAACG gtttCTCTTGGGGGCTTTGAAATTACACCACCTGTGGTCTTACGGTTGAAGTGTGGTTCAGGGCCTGTGCATATCAGTGGACAGCACTTAGTAG ctgtggaggaagatgcagagtcagaagaagaggaggaggaggaggtgaaacTCCTAAGTATATCTGGAAAGCGTTCTGCCCCTGGAAGTGGTAGCAAGGTTCCCCAG aaaaaagtaaagcttGCTGCTGatgaagatgaagatgatgaCGACGACGACGACGATGATGATGAAGAAGA TGATGATGATGACGATTTTGATGAGGAAGTTGAAGAAAAAGCTCCAGTAAAGAAAGTAAGTAAG TCTGTACGAGATACTCCAGCCAAAAATGcacaaaaatcaaaccaaaatggaaaagactcaAAACCGTCAACACCAAGATCAAAA GGTCAAGAATCcttcaagaaacaggaaaaaacacCTAAAACACCAAAAGGACCTAGCTCTGTAGAAGACATTAAAGCAAAAATGCAAGCAAGTATAGAAAAA GGTGGTTCCCTTCCCAAAGTGGAAGCCAAGTTTATCAATTATGTGAAGAATTGTTTCCGGATGACTGACCAGGAG gctatTCAAGATCTCTGGCAGTGGAGGAAGTCTCtttaa
- the NPM1 gene encoding nucleophosmin isoform X4 — protein sequence MEDSMDMDMSPLRPQNYLFGCELKADRDYHFKVDNDENEHQLSLRTVSLGAGAKDELHIVEAEAMNYEGSPIKVTLATLKMSVQPTVSLGGFEITPPVVLRLKCGSGPVHISGQHLVAVEEDAESEEEEEEEVKLLSISGKRSAPGSGSKVPQKKVKLAADEDEDDDDDDDDDDEEDDDDDDFDEEVEEKAPVKKSVRDTPAKNAQKSNQNGKDSKPSTPRSKGQESFKKQEKTPKTPKGPSSVEDIKAKMQASIEKGGSLPKVEAKFINYVKNCFRMTDQEAIQDLWQWRKSL from the exons ATGgaggattcaatggacatggacaTGAGCCCCTTGAGGCCCCAGAACTATCTTTTCG GTTGTGAACTAAAGGCTGACAGAGATTATCACTTCAAGGTGGATAATGATGAAAATGAGCACCAGTTATCTTTAAGAACG GTCAGTTTAGGGGCTGGAGCAAAGGATGAGTTACACATTGTTGAAGCAGAGGCGATGAATTATGAAGGCAGTCCAATTAAAGTAACACTGGCGACTTTGAAGATGTCTGTACAGCCAACG gtttCTCTTGGGGGCTTTGAAATTACACCACCTGTGGTCTTACGGTTGAAGTGTGGTTCAGGGCCTGTGCATATCAGTGGACAGCACTTAGTAG ctgtggaggaagatgcagagtcagaagaagaggaggaggaggaggtgaaacTCCTAAGTATATCTGGAAAGCGTTCTGCCCCTGGAAGTGGTAGCAAGGTTCCCCAG aaaaaagtaaagcttGCTGCTGatgaagatgaagatgatgaCGACGACGACGACGATGATGATGAAGAAGA TGATGATGATGACGATTTTGATGAGGAAGTTGAAGAAAAAGCTCCAGTAAAGAAA TCTGTACGAGATACTCCAGCCAAAAATGcacaaaaatcaaaccaaaatggaaaagactcaAAACCGTCAACACCAAGATCAAAA GGTCAAGAATCcttcaagaaacaggaaaaaacacCTAAAACACCAAAAGGACCTAGCTCTGTAGAAGACATTAAAGCAAAAATGCAAGCAAGTATAGAAAAA GGTGGTTCCCTTCCCAAAGTGGAAGCCAAGTTTATCAATTATGTGAAGAATTGTTTCCGGATGACTGACCAGGAG gctatTCAAGATCTCTGGCAGTGGAGGAAGTCTCtttaa
- the NPM1 gene encoding nucleophosmin isoform X5 — protein sequence MEDSMDMDMSPLRPQNYLFGCELKADRDYHFKVDNDENEHQLSLRTVSLGAGAKDELHIVEAEAMNYEGSPIKVTLATLKMSVQPTVSLGGFEITPPVVLRLKCGSGPVHISGQHLVAVEEDAESEEEEEEEVKLLSISGKRSAPGSGSKVPQKKVKLAADEDEDDDDDDDDDDEEDDDDDDFDEEVEEKAPVKKVSKSVRDTPAKNAQKSNQNGKDSKPSTPRSKGQESFKKQEKTPKTPKGPSSVEDIKAKMQASIEKAH from the exons ATGgaggattcaatggacatggacaTGAGCCCCTTGAGGCCCCAGAACTATCTTTTCG GTTGTGAACTAAAGGCTGACAGAGATTATCACTTCAAGGTGGATAATGATGAAAATGAGCACCAGTTATCTTTAAGAACG GTCAGTTTAGGGGCTGGAGCAAAGGATGAGTTACACATTGTTGAAGCAGAGGCGATGAATTATGAAGGCAGTCCAATTAAAGTAACACTGGCGACTTTGAAGATGTCTGTACAGCCAACG gtttCTCTTGGGGGCTTTGAAATTACACCACCTGTGGTCTTACGGTTGAAGTGTGGTTCAGGGCCTGTGCATATCAGTGGACAGCACTTAGTAG ctgtggaggaagatgcagagtcagaagaagaggaggaggaggaggtgaaacTCCTAAGTATATCTGGAAAGCGTTCTGCCCCTGGAAGTGGTAGCAAGGTTCCCCAG aaaaaagtaaagcttGCTGCTGatgaagatgaagatgatgaCGACGACGACGACGATGATGATGAAGAAGA TGATGATGATGACGATTTTGATGAGGAAGTTGAAGAAAAAGCTCCAGTAAAGAAAGTAAGTAAG TCTGTACGAGATACTCCAGCCAAAAATGcacaaaaatcaaaccaaaatggaaaagactcaAAACCGTCAACACCAAGATCAAAA GGTCAAGAATCcttcaagaaacaggaaaaaacacCTAAAACACCAAAAGGACCTAGCTCTGTAGAAGACATTAAAGCAAAAATGCAAGCAAGTATAGAAAAA GCACATTGA
- the NPM1 gene encoding nucleophosmin isoform X1, which translates to MEDSMDMDMSPLRPQNYLFGCELKADRDYHFKVDNDENEHQLSLRTVSLGAGAKDELHIVEAEAMNYEGSPIKVTLATLKMSVQPTVSLGGFEITPPVVLRLKCGSGPVHISGQHLVAVEEDAESEEEEEEEVKLLSISGKRSAPGSGSKVPQKKVKLAADEDEDDDDDDDDDDEEDDDDDDFDEEVEEKAPVKKVSKSVRDTPAKNAQKSNQNGKDSKPSTPRSKGQESFKKQEKTPKTPKGPSSVEDIKAKMQASIEKGGSLPKVEAKFINYVKNCFRMTDQEVTELSGDMTKSRIFIVIYYGCLVSLGIGFF; encoded by the exons ATGgaggattcaatggacatggacaTGAGCCCCTTGAGGCCCCAGAACTATCTTTTCG GTTGTGAACTAAAGGCTGACAGAGATTATCACTTCAAGGTGGATAATGATGAAAATGAGCACCAGTTATCTTTAAGAACG GTCAGTTTAGGGGCTGGAGCAAAGGATGAGTTACACATTGTTGAAGCAGAGGCGATGAATTATGAAGGCAGTCCAATTAAAGTAACACTGGCGACTTTGAAGATGTCTGTACAGCCAACG gtttCTCTTGGGGGCTTTGAAATTACACCACCTGTGGTCTTACGGTTGAAGTGTGGTTCAGGGCCTGTGCATATCAGTGGACAGCACTTAGTAG ctgtggaggaagatgcagagtcagaagaagaggaggaggaggaggtgaaacTCCTAAGTATATCTGGAAAGCGTTCTGCCCCTGGAAGTGGTAGCAAGGTTCCCCAG aaaaaagtaaagcttGCTGCTGatgaagatgaagatgatgaCGACGACGACGACGATGATGATGAAGAAGA TGATGATGATGACGATTTTGATGAGGAAGTTGAAGAAAAAGCTCCAGTAAAGAAAGTAAGTAAG TCTGTACGAGATACTCCAGCCAAAAATGcacaaaaatcaaaccaaaatggaaaagactcaAAACCGTCAACACCAAGATCAAAA GGTCAAGAATCcttcaagaaacaggaaaaaacacCTAAAACACCAAAAGGACCTAGCTCTGTAGAAGACATTAAAGCAAAAATGCAAGCAAGTATAGAAAAA GGTGGTTCCCTTCCCAAAGTGGAAGCCAAGTTTATCAATTATGTGAAGAATTGTTTCCGGATGACTGACCAGGAGGTAACTGAACTTTCTGGAGACATGACCAAATCCAGaatttttattgtgatttatTATGGTTGTTTAGTCTCTTTAGGTATTGGCTTCTTTTAA
- the NPM1 gene encoding nucleophosmin isoform X6, whose product MEDSMDMDMSPLRPQNYLFGCELKADRDYHFKVDNDENEHQLSLRTVSLGAGAKDELHIVEAEAMNYEGSPIKVTLATLKMSVQPTVSLGGFEITPPVVLRLKCGSGPVHISGQHLVAVEEDAESEEEEEEEVKLLSISGKRSAPGSGSKVPQKKVKLAADEDEDDDDDDDDDDEEDDDDDDFDEEVEEKAPVKKSVRDTPAKNAQKSNQNGKDSKPSTPRSKGQESFKKQEKTPKTPKGPSSVEDIKAKMQASIEKAH is encoded by the exons ATGgaggattcaatggacatggacaTGAGCCCCTTGAGGCCCCAGAACTATCTTTTCG GTTGTGAACTAAAGGCTGACAGAGATTATCACTTCAAGGTGGATAATGATGAAAATGAGCACCAGTTATCTTTAAGAACG GTCAGTTTAGGGGCTGGAGCAAAGGATGAGTTACACATTGTTGAAGCAGAGGCGATGAATTATGAAGGCAGTCCAATTAAAGTAACACTGGCGACTTTGAAGATGTCTGTACAGCCAACG gtttCTCTTGGGGGCTTTGAAATTACACCACCTGTGGTCTTACGGTTGAAGTGTGGTTCAGGGCCTGTGCATATCAGTGGACAGCACTTAGTAG ctgtggaggaagatgcagagtcagaagaagaggaggaggaggaggtgaaacTCCTAAGTATATCTGGAAAGCGTTCTGCCCCTGGAAGTGGTAGCAAGGTTCCCCAG aaaaaagtaaagcttGCTGCTGatgaagatgaagatgatgaCGACGACGACGACGATGATGATGAAGAAGA TGATGATGATGACGATTTTGATGAGGAAGTTGAAGAAAAAGCTCCAGTAAAGAAA TCTGTACGAGATACTCCAGCCAAAAATGcacaaaaatcaaaccaaaatggaaaagactcaAAACCGTCAACACCAAGATCAAAA GGTCAAGAATCcttcaagaaacaggaaaaaacacCTAAAACACCAAAAGGACCTAGCTCTGTAGAAGACATTAAAGCAAAAATGCAAGCAAGTATAGAAAAA GCACATTGA
- the NPM1 gene encoding nucleophosmin isoform X2 — protein MEDSMDMDMSPLRPQNYLFGCELKADRDYHFKVDNDENEHQLSLRTVSLGAGAKDELHIVEAEAMNYEGSPIKVTLATLKMSVQPTVSLGGFEITPPVVLRLKCGSGPVHISGQHLVAVEEDAESEEEEEEEVKLLSISGKRSAPGSGSKVPQKKVKLAADEDEDDDDDDDDDDEEDDDDDDFDEEVEEKAPVKKSVRDTPAKNAQKSNQNGKDSKPSTPRSKGQESFKKQEKTPKTPKGPSSVEDIKAKMQASIEKGGSLPKVEAKFINYVKNCFRMTDQEVTELSGDMTKSRIFIVIYYGCLVSLGIGFF, from the exons ATGgaggattcaatggacatggacaTGAGCCCCTTGAGGCCCCAGAACTATCTTTTCG GTTGTGAACTAAAGGCTGACAGAGATTATCACTTCAAGGTGGATAATGATGAAAATGAGCACCAGTTATCTTTAAGAACG GTCAGTTTAGGGGCTGGAGCAAAGGATGAGTTACACATTGTTGAAGCAGAGGCGATGAATTATGAAGGCAGTCCAATTAAAGTAACACTGGCGACTTTGAAGATGTCTGTACAGCCAACG gtttCTCTTGGGGGCTTTGAAATTACACCACCTGTGGTCTTACGGTTGAAGTGTGGTTCAGGGCCTGTGCATATCAGTGGACAGCACTTAGTAG ctgtggaggaagatgcagagtcagaagaagaggaggaggaggaggtgaaacTCCTAAGTATATCTGGAAAGCGTTCTGCCCCTGGAAGTGGTAGCAAGGTTCCCCAG aaaaaagtaaagcttGCTGCTGatgaagatgaagatgatgaCGACGACGACGACGATGATGATGAAGAAGA TGATGATGATGACGATTTTGATGAGGAAGTTGAAGAAAAAGCTCCAGTAAAGAAA TCTGTACGAGATACTCCAGCCAAAAATGcacaaaaatcaaaccaaaatggaaaagactcaAAACCGTCAACACCAAGATCAAAA GGTCAAGAATCcttcaagaaacaggaaaaaacacCTAAAACACCAAAAGGACCTAGCTCTGTAGAAGACATTAAAGCAAAAATGCAAGCAAGTATAGAAAAA GGTGGTTCCCTTCCCAAAGTGGAAGCCAAGTTTATCAATTATGTGAAGAATTGTTTCCGGATGACTGACCAGGAGGTAACTGAACTTTCTGGAGACATGACCAAATCCAGaatttttattgtgatttatTATGGTTGTTTAGTCTCTTTAGGTATTGGCTTCTTTTAA